A region of the Andreesenia angusta genome:
TACTCTCTAAGATGGTCAAGCTTATGGAAAGGAGACTGAAAGTAAGTGATAGTGGTAGATAAGTTAAACAAGAAATTCGGAGATTTGCATGTGCTCAAAGATGTGAGCGAGGATATAAAAAAGGGAGAAGTTGTTGTTGTAATAGGGCCTAGTGGGTCGGGGAAGAGCACTTTCTTAAGATGTCTTAACCTTCTTGAACAGCCCACTTCAGGCGACATAGTGTTTGAAGGGACTAACATCACCGGCGACAAGGTAAATATCGACAAGATAAGACAGAAGATGGGGATGGTTTTCCAGCAGTTCAATTTGTTCCCGCATAAAACAGTGCTTGAGAACATAACACTGGCTCCAATAAAATTAAAAGGACTTAGCAAAGAGGAAGCCGACAAGATAGCTTTCAAGCTGCTTAAGCGAATAGGGCTTGAGGATAAGGCAGATGTATACCCTAACAATCTATCAGGAGGGCAGAAGCAGAGGATAGCTATAGCTAGAGCACTTGCCATGTCTCCAGATGTAATGCTGTTTGACGAGCCGACTTCGGCTCTTGACCCGGAGATGGTGGGGGAAGTTTTAGAGGTAATGAAGGACCTAGCCAAAGAGGGAATGACCATGGTGGTAGTTACACATGAGATGGGCTTTGCCAAAGAAGTTGGAGACAGAGTCCTGTTTATGGACAACGGAATGATAATAGAGGAAGGCAATCCTAAAGAGCTATTTGAAAACCCAAAGCACGAGAGGACCAAGTCCTTTCTGGCCAAAGTTCTAGTGTAGTCTATTGACTATCTCGAATATGTAATGTATAATTTATTCAGAATATGAATAGTAAAAGCTTTGAGCGGAACAGTAGAGACGTTTAAATTCATCCAAGAGAGTCGGCAACTGGTGTGAGTCCGATATGAAATGCGTTTTGAAGAACGTCCGGGAGCTTCTGTCCTGAAAGTCTGAGATCAGTAGGGGCGGACGGAGCCAGACCGTTATAACTTGGACAG
Encoded here:
- a CDS encoding amino acid ABC transporter ATP-binding protein produces the protein MIVVDKLNKKFGDLHVLKDVSEDIKKGEVVVVIGPSGSGKSTFLRCLNLLEQPTSGDIVFEGTNITGDKVNIDKIRQKMGMVFQQFNLFPHKTVLENITLAPIKLKGLSKEEADKIAFKLLKRIGLEDKADVYPNNLSGGQKQRIAIARALAMSPDVMLFDEPTSALDPEMVGEVLEVMKDLAKEGMTMVVVTHEMGFAKEVGDRVLFMDNGMIIEEGNPKELFENPKHERTKSFLAKVLV